The Carnobacterium sp. 17-4 genome has a window encoding:
- a CDS encoding PTS glucitol/sorbitol transporter subunit IIA: MDNMLIGTITAIGENAISKKDPMIILFGEQATEEIRTVAIIQSFEKDKETIKLQAGDTISFDEKVYTIETVGSLANENLNTIGHITLSFSEVPGDDRIESGIYLSPHELPEVSVGTKITYNK, from the coding sequence ATGGATAATATGTTAATTGGAACAATCACTGCAATCGGAGAAAATGCTATTAGCAAAAAAGATCCAATGATAATTTTATTTGGAGAGCAAGCTACAGAGGAAATTCGCACGGTAGCCATTATTCAATCTTTTGAAAAAGATAAAGAAACGATAAAATTACAAGCAGGAGACACTATTTCATTTGATGAAAAGGTGTATACCATTGAAACAGTCGGAAGTTTAGCAAATGAAAATTTGAATACCATTGGACACATTACCCTTTCGTTTTCAGAAGTTCCAGGAGATGATCGAATCGAAAGCGGCATTTATTTATCACCACATGAATTACCAGAAGTATCTGTGGGTACTAAAATAACTTACAACAAGTAG
- a CDS encoding CDP-glycerol--glycerophosphate glycerophosphotransferase: protein MNSTTNEQHLKLEQTEKIIKELRHPSFSIKKQDDDLITSITLAKDISTEFKEFFILHRETGEKYSFTADSINGTYTFSVDIRSFIKKYVPEDPKEHFEFYFTVRYLIDGHEIEKDEPLSLNRFIHYESYGLTEVQDSDHHLYPYFSRKTQGFCFSINIPVRSVRYIQDSKIDTVQLKKDTLGLTGTIITKAIPINRVDTVMVGRKFGHRQVIHSDHQLTDSTDGTHLHYYDYQINLDLEECAREFFISNTNDEDFDLYFELYLNGFFDPTIIRVSNPSDANAKKNYACFSYSYGKKTKLLAPNFTGQSNNFILSVTNFENETVEYMKEILPFASVLRPFYSSRGIWIIGETPMEAKNNGWAFYRYMRQHHPEKEVYYVIDRTSPDYAKAAALGEDHLLIFKSKKYIWTLLMAQLLITTEEPFAILPTRNPLWLDELGAKNVVLQKNVLGLQDIKASLEYNAKRFKADLFFVSSKTEKRLAIETLNFPEDKVSITGLPRFDELLMDETLSEKKQKLLIFPMNHDSGLYYQSDVIEHMVLSFVSLLKNPTFLDFVHQYQLEVVAALPTSMLHYIAAFTDCNGTVLLQSQEDIQQLIKESSLLITDADPIAFDFSFLLKPVLFYQPDIKTLASEVPFNSTHTYLNELPGEITTSEESLIHLLEQIGINQFQVSRKNQQKADALLYYHDTQSNQRIYEAITDLLH, encoded by the coding sequence ATGAATTCTACTACTAATGAGCAACACTTAAAATTAGAACAAACTGAAAAAATAATCAAAGAGCTTCGTCATCCATCATTTAGTATTAAAAAACAAGATGATGACTTAATTACCTCTATCACTCTAGCGAAAGATATTTCAACGGAATTCAAAGAATTTTTCATCTTACATAGAGAAACCGGGGAAAAATATTCTTTTACAGCAGATAGTATTAATGGAACCTATACTTTCTCAGTTGATATACGCTCTTTTATTAAAAAATATGTTCCCGAGGATCCAAAGGAACATTTTGAATTTTATTTTACTGTTCGTTATTTAATAGACGGTCATGAAATCGAAAAAGATGAACCTTTATCTCTTAATCGTTTTATTCATTACGAGTCCTATGGATTGACGGAAGTACAAGATAGCGATCATCATCTTTACCCTTATTTTAGTCGTAAGACGCAAGGCTTTTGTTTTAGCATCAATATTCCAGTACGCAGTGTGCGCTATATTCAAGATTCAAAAATTGATACTGTCCAATTGAAAAAAGACACGCTTGGTCTAACGGGTACAATCATAACAAAAGCAATTCCCATTAATCGAGTCGATACTGTGATGGTAGGAAGAAAATTCGGCCATCGTCAAGTTATTCATTCAGATCATCAACTTACGGATTCAACAGATGGGACGCACCTCCATTATTATGATTATCAAATTAATTTAGATTTAGAAGAATGTGCACGCGAATTTTTTATCAGCAATACAAACGACGAAGATTTTGATTTATACTTTGAATTGTATTTAAATGGTTTTTTTGATCCGACCATTATTCGTGTCTCTAATCCCAGCGATGCAAATGCCAAGAAAAATTATGCTTGTTTTTCTTATTCTTACGGAAAAAAAACTAAGCTTTTGGCTCCTAATTTTACTGGACAATCAAATAACTTTATTCTTTCTGTGACAAATTTTGAAAACGAAACTGTCGAATATATGAAAGAAATCCTTCCATTTGCGTCTGTTTTACGCCCTTTTTATAGCAGTCGAGGTATTTGGATTATCGGTGAAACTCCTATGGAAGCTAAAAATAATGGTTGGGCTTTTTACCGTTACATGAGACAGCACCATCCAGAAAAAGAGGTTTACTATGTCATTGATAGAACCTCGCCTGATTATGCTAAAGCAGCGGCTTTAGGAGAAGATCACCTGTTGATCTTTAAATCAAAAAAATACATTTGGACTTTATTAATGGCACAATTACTCATCACAACTGAAGAACCTTTCGCTATCTTACCAACACGCAATCCTTTGTGGCTAGATGAGTTGGGTGCTAAGAACGTTGTTTTGCAGAAAAATGTCCTTGGATTGCAAGATATAAAAGCTAGTTTAGAATACAATGCTAAGCGATTCAAAGCAGATTTGTTTTTTGTCAGTTCAAAAACGGAAAAACGCCTTGCAATCGAAACCTTAAACTTTCCTGAAGATAAAGTTTCTATTACTGGTTTACCACGTTTTGACGAACTCTTAATGGACGAGACTCTTTCAGAAAAAAAACAAAAGCTACTCATTTTTCCAATGAATCATGATTCTGGTTTATACTATCAATCTGACGTCATTGAACACATGGTTTTATCGTTTGTTTCTCTGCTGAAAAACCCAACATTTTTAGACTTTGTTCACCAGTATCAGCTTGAGGTTGTAGCGGCTCTTCCTACTTCAATGCTTCATTATATAGCAGCTTTCACTGACTGTAATGGTACTGTATTGCTTCAAAGTCAAGAAGACATTCAGCAATTGATTAAAGAAAGCAGTCTTTTGATCACTGATGCAGATCCTATTGCTTTTGATTTTAGTTTCCTTTTAAAACCGGTTTTATTTTATCAACCAGATATTAAAACCCTGGCTTCTGAAGTACCGTTTAATTCTACCCATACTTATTTAAATGAGTTGCCTGGTGAAATTACAACTTCTGAAGAAAGTTTGATTCATTTGCTGGAACAGATCGGTATAAATCAATTTCAAGTTTCCCGTAAAAACCAACAAAAAGCAGATGCACTGCTTTACTATCATGATACTCAATCGAATCAACGAATCTATGAAGCGATTACAGATCTTCTACATTAA
- a CDS encoding ring-cleaving dioxygenase gives MNGLKGIHHVTAITSSAEKIYDFFTNVLGVRLVKKTVNQDDIQTYHLFFSDDKGSAGTDMTFFDFLGIPKGSKGTNDISKTSLRVPSDAALDYWVKRFDKYNVAHKEISEQFGVKVLAFHDFDDQHYQLISDENNVGIASGIPWHKGPVPDKFAITGLGPIFLRVKNFDFMKEILEKVLLFKEIAKEGNYHQFEVGEGGNGAQVIVEYSALLPDARQGYGNVHHVAFRVEDRAVLEEWIQRMNQFGLPTSGYVDRFYFESLYARVSPGILFEFATDGPGFIDDEESYEILGETLALPPKFRNQRAEIEKLVRPIDTVRSTKVFQKEYLD, from the coding sequence ATGAATGGATTAAAAGGGATTCACCACGTAACAGCTATTACAAGTAGTGCGGAAAAAATTTATGACTTCTTTACGAACGTTTTGGGTGTCCGCTTAGTAAAAAAAACAGTGAACCAAGATGACATTCAAACGTATCACCTTTTCTTTTCAGATGATAAAGGCAGCGCAGGTACAGATATGACATTTTTTGATTTCCTTGGTATTCCTAAAGGATCAAAAGGAACCAATGATATCTCAAAGACTTCTTTACGCGTGCCAAGTGATGCTGCTTTAGACTATTGGGTCAAACGATTTGATAAATATAATGTAGCTCATAAAGAAATCTCAGAACAATTTGGAGTCAAAGTGTTGGCTTTTCATGATTTTGATGATCAACACTATCAATTGATCTCAGATGAAAACAATGTAGGCATAGCCTCTGGTATTCCATGGCATAAAGGCCCAGTTCCAGATAAATTTGCTATTACTGGTTTAGGTCCTATCTTTTTACGTGTGAAAAATTTTGACTTTATGAAAGAAATATTGGAAAAAGTATTACTGTTTAAAGAAATAGCTAAAGAAGGCAATTATCACCAATTTGAAGTTGGCGAAGGCGGAAATGGCGCGCAAGTAATTGTTGAGTATAGCGCTCTGCTTCCTGATGCACGACAAGGTTATGGAAATGTGCATCACGTTGCATTTCGTGTAGAAGATCGTGCTGTTTTAGAAGAATGGATTCAACGAATGAATCAATTTGGTTTGCCAACTTCTGGTTATGTCGATCGTTTTTATTTTGAATCTCTTTATGCCCGTGTATCTCCAGGTATTTTGTTTGAATTTGCAACAGATGGTCCTGGTTTTATCGACGATGAAGAAAGTTATGAAATATTGGGTGAAACCTTAGCCTTACCGCCAAAATTCAGGAATCAACGTGCTGAGATAGAAAAATTAGTTCGGCCGATAGATACCGTTCGCAGTACAAAAGTATTTCAAAAAGAGTATTTAGATTAA
- a CDS encoding ABC transporter ATP-binding protein translates to MLTINHFSKTYKGEKKAVDDISLKVEEGDIFGFIGHNGAGKSTTIKSIVGILDYEEGEIFIDGHSMKTEPLLCKQIIAYIPDNPDLYEHMTGIQYLSFIADVFRVPTTIREEKIKKYGDLFEITGNLGDLISSYSHGMKQKLAIISAVIHEPKLLVLDEPFVGLDPRAAVILKEIMHELCAHGSSVFFSTHVLDTAEKLCNKVAMINHGKLVFSGTMEDMLKEKVGSSLEEIFIDILNQE, encoded by the coding sequence ATGTTAACAATCAATCATTTCAGTAAAACCTATAAAGGTGAAAAAAAAGCAGTAGATGATATCAGCCTTAAAGTAGAGGAAGGGGATATTTTTGGTTTCATTGGTCATAATGGAGCAGGTAAAAGTACAACAATCAAATCGATAGTGGGCATTCTTGATTATGAAGAAGGAGAAATTTTCATTGATGGTCACTCAATGAAAACAGAACCACTTTTATGCAAGCAAATTATTGCCTATATACCAGACAACCCTGATTTGTATGAGCATATGACTGGAATTCAGTATTTGAGTTTCATAGCAGATGTCTTTAGAGTTCCTACAACTATTCGAGAAGAGAAAATAAAGAAATATGGAGATTTATTTGAAATTACTGGAAATCTTGGAGACCTAATTTCTTCCTATTCACATGGTATGAAACAAAAACTTGCTATCATTTCTGCTGTGATTCATGAACCAAAGCTACTCGTATTAGATGAGCCTTTTGTTGGTCTGGATCCTAGAGCTGCTGTTATATTAAAAGAAATCATGCACGAATTGTGTGCACATGGAAGTTCCGTCTTCTTTTCAACACATGTACTTGATACTGCAGAAAAATTGTGCAATAAAGTTGCGATGATCAATCATGGGAAACTTGTTTTTTCAGGAACTATGGAAGACATGTTGAAGGAGAAAGTTGGGAGTTCCTTAGAGGAAATCTTTATAGATATTTTGAATCAAGAATAA
- a CDS encoding flavin reductase family protein, whose amino-acid sequence MFHYTAEQLNKKQQYKFVSGSVIPRPIAWVTTLSKDGSVVNAAPFSFFSAASNELPLLTVAILRKDGVIKDTARNILDRKEAVVHIVDQTVIEDMNQTSAPLSPDESELDQTNLTLIDSLSVQVPSIVEAKIRFEGVLHQYVPIKDENDDIVTDFFFIRVTDFFFDETVFDQEKEYILTDKLNPVARLAGNQYATLDKEFTIVRPT is encoded by the coding sequence ATGTTTCACTATACAGCAGAACAATTAAACAAAAAACAGCAGTACAAATTTGTTAGCGGAAGCGTGATTCCACGCCCAATCGCTTGGGTTACCACTTTGTCAAAAGATGGTTCAGTGGTAAATGCTGCTCCTTTCAGCTTCTTCAGTGCAGCATCCAATGAATTACCTTTATTAACAGTTGCTATCTTAAGAAAAGATGGCGTTATTAAAGATACCGCTCGTAATATTCTTGATCGAAAAGAAGCGGTTGTACACATTGTTGATCAAACTGTTATTGAAGATATGAATCAAACATCTGCCCCACTTTCACCAGACGAAAGTGAGTTGGACCAAACGAACTTAACTTTGATTGATAGTCTAAGCGTACAAGTTCCTTCTATCGTAGAAGCTAAAATTCGTTTTGAAGGTGTCTTACATCAATACGTACCAATTAAGGATGAGAACGACGACATTGTAACGGATTTCTTTTTCATCCGGGTAACAGATTTCTTTTTTGATGAAACGGTCTTTGATCAAGAAAAAGAATATATTTTAACGGATAAATTAAACCCCGTTGCTCGTCTTGCCGGTAACCAATACGCTACACTAGATAAAGAATTCACTATTGTACGTCCAACGTAA
- a CDS encoding VOC family protein has translation MIKGIHHISAFTKSARENHFFYTSVLGLRFVKNTVHQENIALRHLFYGDYQGNPGTLLTFFELKNAGSAYPENNYFSTVALKIPKGTLSYWESRLARYSIATTLVDQNEPILFFKDPDHLELSLIEVDDVILSENATKHSDVPPANQIIGIFESFLKVERPEDTLSFLTDYLGLSLSIPRKRVQINQQDVFTSVIPSGKTDLSRMGRGSIDHIAYTVHSSKELEEMYQKAVRMELPIDQYVERGYFKSLYVKEPNGLRIELATETPGFILDEPIDTLGTTLALPAFLENKRAAIEAQLEDF, from the coding sequence GTGATCAAAGGCATCCATCATATCTCAGCTTTCACTAAATCAGCTAGGGAGAACCATTTTTTCTATACCTCTGTTCTTGGATTACGTTTTGTGAAAAATACAGTCCATCAAGAAAATATAGCTTTACGCCATTTGTTTTATGGAGATTATCAAGGAAACCCTGGTACTCTACTGACTTTTTTTGAATTAAAGAATGCTGGCAGTGCTTATCCTGAAAATAATTATTTCTCCACAGTTGCCTTAAAAATTCCTAAAGGCACGTTATCTTATTGGGAATCTCGTTTAGCGCGTTATTCAATTGCAACCACATTAGTAGATCAGAACGAACCGATTCTATTCTTTAAAGATCCTGATCACCTTGAACTCTCCCTAATAGAAGTTGATGACGTGATCCTATCTGAAAATGCGACTAAGCATTCAGATGTCCCACCCGCAAATCAGATTATAGGAATTTTTGAGAGTTTTCTTAAAGTTGAGCGTCCTGAAGACACTCTTTCTTTTTTAACCGATTATTTAGGTCTATCTTTATCAATTCCAAGAAAACGCGTTCAAATTAATCAGCAAGATGTTTTCACATCTGTTATTCCTAGCGGCAAGACAGATTTATCTCGAATGGGAAGAGGATCTATTGATCATATTGCTTATACCGTTCATTCATCTAAAGAGCTAGAAGAGATGTATCAAAAAGCTGTACGAATGGAACTACCCATTGATCAATATGTTGAACGAGGTTATTTTAAAAGCTTATATGTAAAAGAACCAAACGGTCTAAGAATTGAATTAGCCACTGAAACTCCTGGCTTTATACTTGATGAACCAATTGATACATTAGGAACAACACTAGCACTACCTGCTTTCTTAGAAAATAAACGAGCTGCAATCGAAGCTCAGTTGGAGGATTTTTAA
- a CDS encoding YeiH family protein: protein MKKISKGLFLSIAIALIATLLGNVFPIIGSAVFAIIIGLLLNNTIGTPADFQPGIKFSSKKILQASIVLLGFSLSIQDIQSTGLSSLSVTLITIVIAFISAFLIGKWLHIPMNTTTLIGVGTAICGGSAIAAVSPIIDAKDEEVALSISTIFLFNIVAVFLFPFIGHLMNLTDSGFGLWAGTAINDTSSVVAAGYSYSESAGDYATIVKLTRATLIIPVSLLIAGIQLYKKRRSAEKVSLKQIFPWFILWFIVASVVSSTGILPEVFITSAKWLSRFMIAMALASIGLSANFKELLKTGAKPVLLGLITWFFVAASSLLVQFIQGQL, encoded by the coding sequence ATGAAAAAAATTAGTAAAGGGCTTTTTCTCTCCATTGCAATTGCACTTATTGCTACGCTACTGGGAAATGTATTTCCTATTATTGGCAGTGCTGTATTTGCTATTATTATAGGTTTATTATTGAATAACACAATTGGTACTCCTGCTGACTTTCAGCCGGGTATTAAATTTTCTTCAAAAAAAATCTTACAAGCTTCGATTGTCTTATTAGGTTTTAGTTTATCCATTCAAGATATTCAATCAACGGGGCTTTCCTCTCTAAGCGTGACGCTTATTACGATTGTTATAGCTTTTATCAGTGCTTTTTTAATTGGGAAATGGTTACATATTCCGATGAACACTACAACTTTAATAGGAGTAGGAACGGCCATATGTGGAGGTTCAGCAATCGCTGCTGTTTCACCTATCATTGATGCAAAAGATGAAGAGGTAGCTTTATCTATCTCGACCATCTTCTTATTTAATATTGTAGCCGTCTTTCTATTTCCATTCATAGGGCATTTGATGAATTTAACGGATAGTGGTTTTGGTTTATGGGCAGGAACAGCTATTAATGACACTTCTTCGGTTGTAGCTGCAGGTTACAGTTATAGTGAATCTGCTGGAGACTATGCTACAATTGTAAAATTAACCAGAGCTACGTTGATTATACCTGTTTCATTACTAATTGCTGGCATCCAACTCTACAAGAAGCGCCGCAGTGCTGAGAAAGTTTCTTTAAAGCAAATATTCCCTTGGTTTATCTTATGGTTTATAGTTGCTTCTGTAGTCAGCAGTACAGGCATACTTCCTGAAGTTTTCATTACTTCTGCCAAATGGCTTTCACGTTTTATGATTGCAATGGCACTAGCTTCAATTGGTTTATCTGCTAATTTCAAGGAGCTCTTAAAGACAGGTGCAAAGCCAGTTTTACTTGGCCTGATAACCTGGTTCTTCGTTGCAGCCAGTAGTTTACTTGTCCAGTTCATTCAAGGGCAACTTTAA
- a CDS encoding PTS sugar transporter subunit IIA, producing MFDFLKKDNKKENNAAAKLFAPANGTVVAIEEVADPVFSQKMMGDGFAVIPTDGKIYSPVTGKIVSVFPTKHAIGIELPNGVEVLLHMGLDTVELNGGPFTNSVVEGDQVTPETLVSTVDLVALEAAGKDSAMVVVFTNMDKVADFTLSGKGQASASAEIGTLTAKA from the coding sequence ATGTTTGATTTTTTGAAAAAAGATAATAAAAAGGAAAATAACGCAGCAGCAAAATTATTTGCGCCTGCAAATGGGACAGTTGTAGCTATTGAAGAAGTAGCGGATCCAGTTTTTTCACAAAAAATGATGGGTGACGGATTTGCTGTTATTCCAACAGATGGAAAAATTTATTCTCCAGTAACTGGGAAAATTGTCAGTGTATTTCCAACTAAGCATGCAATTGGAATTGAACTTCCAAATGGAGTAGAAGTACTCTTACACATGGGTCTAGATACTGTTGAATTAAATGGTGGACCGTTTACTAATTCAGTAGTTGAAGGAGACCAAGTAACACCGGAAACATTAGTTTCTACAGTTGACTTAGTTGCTCTTGAAGCTGCAGGTAAAGATAGTGCAATGGTAGTTGTCTTTACAAACATGGATAAAGTAGCTGATTTCACTTTAAGTGGAAAAGGACAAGCATCTGCTTCAGCAGAAATTGGAACACTTACAGCTAAAGCATAA
- a CDS encoding lactonase family protein, protein MKETIYLGTYTKGNSEGIYEIILNTQTKQLEEAKLLAKVGNPTYLALSNGKDIIYSVSKTATGGGLAAFKKKPATTYENTATFFEKTCELIEENAAPPCYVAYDADRSLVYTTSYHDGFVSVYKTDNKGGLTLTDVKQHEGSSIHENQEKAHAHYLNLTPDRNYVVACDLGTDKVYTYKVSEDGKLDLASTYTAKPGTGPRHLVFHPNGKFAYLVGELTSEIVVLAYNAADGSFETLQTVSSIPDTHTTFNSGSAVRVTEDGRFLYSSNRGHNSIAVYAINETGDAIERIQLISSEGDTPRDFALDPSEQFVVVGHQNSDKLTLFERDAETGLLSLLQKDVYAPECVCVTFE, encoded by the coding sequence ATGAAAGAAACCATTTATTTAGGAACCTATACTAAAGGAAACAGTGAAGGCATTTATGAAATCATCTTAAATACTCAGACAAAACAATTAGAAGAAGCAAAACTTTTAGCAAAAGTAGGCAATCCTACTTATTTAGCTTTATCAAACGGAAAAGATATCATTTATTCTGTTAGTAAAACGGCTACTGGTGGCGGACTTGCTGCATTCAAGAAAAAACCAGCAACAACTTATGAAAATACGGCAACTTTTTTCGAAAAAACATGTGAGTTAATTGAAGAAAATGCTGCTCCACCATGTTACGTCGCTTACGATGCCGATCGCTCATTAGTTTATACAACCAGCTATCATGATGGCTTTGTTTCTGTTTACAAAACAGATAATAAAGGCGGTTTAACTTTAACAGATGTTAAACAACATGAAGGGTCAAGCATTCATGAGAACCAAGAAAAAGCTCATGCGCATTACTTGAATCTTACGCCGGATCGCAACTATGTTGTAGCTTGTGATTTAGGGACAGACAAAGTTTACACTTACAAAGTTTCTGAAGATGGAAAATTAGATTTAGCATCTACGTATACGGCTAAGCCTGGTACGGGTCCTCGTCACTTAGTTTTTCATCCAAATGGTAAATTTGCTTACCTTGTCGGAGAATTAACGAGCGAAATTGTTGTATTAGCTTACAATGCTGCTGATGGTTCATTTGAAACCCTACAAACCGTTTCTTCTATTCCAGACACACATACTACTTTCAATAGTGGATCAGCTGTGCGCGTTACTGAAGATGGTCGTTTCTTGTACTCTTCTAATCGTGGCCATAATTCAATTGCGGTATATGCAATTAATGAAACGGGAGATGCTATTGAGCGTATCCAGTTGATTTCATCTGAAGGAGATACTCCTCGTGATTTCGCACTAGACCCTTCTGAGCAATTCGTAGTCGTTGGCCATCAAAATTCTGATAAGCTAACTTTATTTGAAAGAGATGCAGAAACTGGTCTGTTGTCTCTGCTTCAAAAAGATGTTTATGCTCCAGAATGTGTTTGTGTCACATTTGAATAA
- a CDS encoding glycoside hydrolase family 3 N-terminal domain-containing protein, protein MDSIHLQHLLSKMTREEKIGQMVQLAGEFYKEEDSENTGPMHEMNLSPEKMTTIGSVLGISGAQTLIDIQKEHLAKNRLGIPLLFMADVIHGYRTIFPIPLGMSSTWDPDLVEESALLSAKEAAVSGLHVTFAPMVDLVRDARWGRVLESTGEDPYLNQLYARAFVRGYQGKDLMNNKLSVAACIKHFAGYGAPVAGREYNTVELSERTLREMYMPAYQAGIDEGSKLVMTAFNSLDGVPATANKSLMRNILRKEFGFQGVLISDWASVGEMIPHGVAADLKQAAELAIEAGVDIEMMTGGYLNYLHDLIDEGEISEALLDEAVWRILTLKNELGLFEDPYRGASSAKEKTMVFSLEHRAKARKIAEESMVLLKNEKQVLPLNIKQKIALFVPERQSRDVLGAWSWKGQQNESVSVYEGLLQHVSKESIVLKTYSPLKNENQNDWLTGVENVDVVVIVGGESSYMSGEGASRSNLKLPVEQIQLIKKLRTLSMPISLILFNGRPLDLTDIIQDVDSMIEAWFPGTEAGSAVANLLFGLKNPSGKLTMSFPRAVGQVPLYYNQDSTGRPLTPYNQDDKYLSRYLDVENSPLFPFGFGLSYTQFKYSPMQVTVAESKEEVSIEVTITNKGDLSGAEIVQLYVRDKVGEVVRPVKELKRFKKVFLEPGQSSGVLFQLQKQDLEYVHQDLSVSVETGEFDVMVGSNSEELEIETIYLDFKKK, encoded by the coding sequence ATGGACTCAATTCACCTTCAGCATTTGCTAAGTAAAATGACAAGAGAAGAAAAAATTGGCCAAATGGTTCAATTAGCAGGCGAATTTTATAAAGAAGAAGATAGTGAAAATACTGGTCCCATGCATGAAATGAATTTATCTCCAGAGAAGATGACTACAATTGGTTCAGTACTGGGCATATCTGGTGCCCAAACATTAATAGACATCCAAAAGGAACATTTAGCAAAAAATCGTCTAGGAATACCGCTATTGTTTATGGCGGATGTCATACATGGATACCGTACGATTTTTCCAATACCTTTAGGCATGTCCAGTACATGGGATCCTGATTTAGTTGAAGAAAGTGCTCTTCTATCTGCAAAGGAAGCAGCTGTTTCAGGATTACATGTTACCTTTGCGCCCATGGTCGACTTAGTACGTGATGCACGCTGGGGAAGAGTCCTTGAATCTACTGGAGAAGATCCTTATCTGAATCAACTATACGCACGTGCTTTTGTCAGAGGCTACCAAGGGAAAGATTTAATGAATAATAAACTGAGTGTAGCAGCTTGTATCAAACACTTTGCTGGATATGGTGCACCCGTAGCTGGCAGGGAATATAATACTGTTGAATTGTCCGAACGTACTTTAAGAGAAATGTACATGCCCGCTTATCAAGCAGGAATCGATGAAGGCAGTAAATTAGTTATGACGGCATTTAATTCACTTGACGGTGTCCCGGCTACTGCCAATAAATCTTTGATGCGTAATATTCTGCGAAAAGAATTTGGATTTCAAGGTGTTCTGATATCAGATTGGGCTTCAGTTGGAGAAATGATTCCGCATGGGGTTGCAGCTGATTTAAAGCAAGCTGCTGAGTTAGCGATAGAAGCAGGCGTGGATATCGAGATGATGACAGGCGGATACTTAAACTATTTACATGATTTGATTGATGAAGGGGAAATCTCTGAAGCTCTTCTTGATGAAGCGGTATGGCGCATTTTAACTTTGAAAAATGAGTTAGGTTTATTTGAAGATCCTTACCGCGGAGCAAGTAGTGCAAAAGAAAAAACAATGGTATTTAGTTTAGAGCATCGAGCAAAAGCAAGAAAAATAGCCGAAGAATCAATGGTATTATTGAAAAATGAGAAACAAGTATTGCCTTTAAATATCAAGCAAAAAATCGCATTATTTGTTCCAGAAAGACAATCCAGAGATGTTCTAGGTGCATGGTCTTGGAAAGGGCAGCAAAATGAAAGTGTGTCTGTCTATGAAGGTTTGTTGCAACATGTTTCAAAAGAATCGATAGTGCTGAAAACTTATTCTCCTTTGAAAAATGAAAATCAAAATGACTGGCTAACAGGTGTTGAAAATGTAGATGTGGTAGTAATTGTTGGTGGAGAATCTTCCTATATGAGTGGAGAAGGAGCAAGCCGAAGTAACCTTAAATTACCAGTAGAACAAATTCAATTAATCAAGAAACTTCGTACTTTATCTATGCCCATTAGTTTGATTCTATTCAATGGCAGACCTTTAGATTTGACGGATATTATTCAGGATGTGGATAGTATGATTGAAGCTTGGTTTCCAGGTACAGAAGCTGGATCTGCAGTCGCGAATCTTCTATTTGGACTAAAAAATCCAAGTGGCAAATTAACGATGTCTTTTCCAAGAGCAGTTGGGCAAGTTCCTCTTTATTACAATCAAGATAGTACTGGGCGCCCGTTGACACCATATAATCAAGATGATAAGTACCTTTCAAGATATTTGGATGTAGAGAACAGTCCACTTTTTCCTTTTGGTTTTGGATTAAGTTATACGCAATTTAAGTATAGTCCAATGCAGGTTACTGTAGCTGAGTCTAAGGAAGAGGTCAGTATAGAAGTTACTATTACAAATAAAGGGGACCTGTCAGGTGCTGAAATCGTTCAGTTATATGTTAGAGATAAAGTAGGCGAAGTCGTTCGTCCAGTTAAAGAATTAAAAAGATTTAAAAAAGTGTTTTTAGAACCAGGTCAATCAAGTGGAGTTTTATTTCAGTTGCAAAAACAAGATCTTGAATATGTTCATCAAGATTTATCTGTGTCTGTTGAAACTGGGGAGTTTGATGTAATGGTAGGCTCTAATAGCGAAGAACTGGAAATTGAGACAATTTATTTAGATTTTAAAAAGAAATGA